A single Drechmeria coniospora strain ARSEF 6962 chromosome 03, whole genome shotgun sequence DNA region contains:
- a CDS encoding vacuolar H+-ATPase V1 sector, subunit C: protein MSTKYAVLSLPLGVFDSSDRNDAVPTLSAIITPDTGIVVPFSIPDFKIGTLDGLVQQADDLAKLEASCQAVVAKVADSLRQVLNNDEERLASYKMVNDKPTDHYIRNFGWNKMRYRADKPLGELIDVLQKELVTVDNDVKTKFSQYNSAKTNLAALQRRQTGNLATKSLTPVVDPRLLLQDSEYLETHLIAVPTNARKEFLQKYETIAPMVVPRSAVEITHDDEFTLFATATFKKYSAEFTQKCREQKWTPRQYTYVQGGLEEEQRELDKVANEERKLCGEALRMGRSGWSESVMIWVHVLTLRVFVEAVLRYGLPLDYVTILVKTTSKLTPKVRAALDRQYSHLGGNAFGRDKRGKITKDDAAMSSEMAAAGLGTGEGHEYTAYVYYEVEFP, encoded by the exons ATGTCGACCAAGTATGCAGTGCTCTCGCTGCCCCTCGGTGTCTTCGACTCGAGTGATCGCAACGATGCGGTCCCAACGCTTAGCGCCATCATAACTCCTGATACCGGCATAGTAGTACCATTCAGCATCCCGGACTTCAAGATTGGCAcccttgatggcctcgtccagcAGGCTGACGACCTCGCAAAACTCGAGGCGTCGTGCCAagccgtcgtggccaaggTTGCCGATTCGCTACGTCAGGTGCTCAACAATGACGAGGAGCGGCTTGCTTCCTATAAGATGGTCAATGACA AGCCGACGGACCACTACATTCGCAACTTTGGCTGGAACAAGATGCGGTACCGAGCCGACAAACCTCTGGGCGAGCTCATTGACGTGTTGCAAAAG GAGCTGGTCACGGTGGACAACGATGTCAAAACCAAGTTCAGCCAGTACAATTCCGCCAAAACGAACTTGGCCGCACTTCAAAGACGTCAGAC TGGCAACCTTGCCACCAAGTCTTTGACCCCTGTCGTGGACCCCAGGCTCCTCCTGCAAGATTCCGAGTATCTCGAAACGCATCTCATAGCGGTTCCGACAAACGCGAGGAAGGAGTTTCTTCAGAAATACGAGACAATAGCTCCCATGGTTGTTCCCCGCTCAGCCGTCGAGATTACTCACGATGATGAATTCACGTTGTtcgcgacggcgaccttCAAGAAGTATAGTGCCGAGTTCACCCAGAAATGCAGGGAGCAGAAGTGGACGCCGCGCCAGTACACATATGTTCAGGGTGGACTAGAAGAAGAACAGCGCGAGCTGGACAAGGTGGCCAATGAGGAGCGCAAGCTTTGCGGCGAAGCCTTGCGCATGGGACGATCTGGGTGGAGCGAGAGCGTCATGATCTGGGTTCATGTGCTGACACTGAGGGTGTTTGTCGAGGCGGTCCTGCGTTACGGCCTGCCGCTTGATTATGTGACAATTCTGGTCAAG ACAACGTCGAAGCTCACTCCCAAAGTCAGAgccgccctcgaccgacAGTACTCGCACCTGGGAGGCAATGCGTTTGGCCGCGACAAACGCGGAAAGATCACCAaagacgacgccgccatgaGCTCTGAGatggctgctgctgggctgGGAACAGGAGAAGGCCACGAATACACAGCGTATGTCTACTATGAGGTGGAATTTCCTTGA
- a CDS encoding adenylyl-sulfate kinase translates to MGHRNITWHPSLSRDERNRLRGQRGLTLWLTGLSASGKSTIATALEQHLLHLGRAAYRLDGDNVRFGLNKDLGFSEKDRNENIRRISEVAKLFADASTIAITSFISPYRADRDLARELHAATSSAGEEPIPFVEIYVDVPLKVAEERDPKGLYKKARAGEIKEFTGISAPYEEPTNPDITIKTHQNSVEECVAQITRWLVDKSYLKLP, encoded by the coding sequence ATGGGTCACAGAAACATCACCTGGCACCCGTCACTCTCGCGTGACGAAAGAAACCGGCTTCGGGGCCAGCGCGGCCTGACACTCTGGCTTACGGGCCTCTCCGCATCGGGCAAGTCGACAATTGCCACGGCACTCGAGCAGCATCTCCTTCACCTCGGTCGCGCCGCTTACCGCCTCGACGGTGACAACGTGCGATTCGGCCTAAACAAGGACCTCGGTTTCTCCGAAAAGGATCGCAACGAGAATATCCGCCGCATCTCCGAGGTGGCCAAACTCTTCGCAGACGCCTccaccatcgccatcacctcCTTCATCTCCCCATATCGGGCAGACCGTGATCTCGCCCGCGAGCTGCACGCCGCTAcaagctcggccggcgaggagccgATTCCTTTTGTCGAAATCTATGTCGACGTACCCCTCAAGGTTGCCGAGGAGCGCGATCCAAAAGGTCTCTACAAGAAGGCCCGTGCTGGCGAGATCAAGGAATTCACAGGCATATCTGCCCCCTACGAGGAACCCACAAACCCAGACATCACAATCAAGACGCACCAGAACTCGGTTGAGGAGTGCGTCGCGCAGATCACCCGATGGTTAGTAGACAAGAGCTACTTGAAGCTGCCATAG
- a CDS encoding thioesterase family protein: MFSQPYRCMRSARRFAPQSQPAFRISPAGQRQQFRRRSTTHGVAAAEGVHEVGHQANRSNSGTSHGQATDGTKTGASPGGDGFRRGISFALAGLAFSGLGAAVAWKTMTANGLGFYSDVESLRRFSVAEAHDEIRRVHDFIDSHPLVAELRSRPELTESRPHLKMPAQYRERSLTGGALVGPGKVPVPASTWTESGGKSLISIVYVGDDLCGHPGIIHGGFLATLLDEGLAWCCFDALPYKIGVTAALNINYRKPAPAGNYLVLRAQTTKVDGRKAWVKGHIELLAEPGEEPTILTEAEALYVSPKYASVSGR, translated from the coding sequence ATGTTCAGCCAACCCTACAGATGCATGCGTAGTGCGCGTCGTTTTGCACCTCAGTCCCAGCCGGCCTTTCGAATATCACCGGCAGGCCAGCGACAACAATttcgacgacgctcgacgacgcatgGAGTTGCGGCCGCCGAAGGTGTGCACGAGGTTGGCCACCAAGCCAATCGTTCCAACTCAGGCACATCACATGGACAAGCGACTGACGGGACGAAAACAGGTGCATCGCCTGGAGGCGATGGTTTCCGCAGGGGAATATCcttcgccttggccggcctcgccttCAGCGGCCTTGGTGCCGCGGTCGCATGGAAGACGATGACAGCAAACGGTCTCGGCTTCTACTCGGACGTGGAGAGTTTGCGCAGATTCAGCGTCGCCGAAGCCCATGATGAAATACGTCGCGTCCACGATTTTATCGACAGCCACCCCCTGGTCGCCGAGCTGCGCAGCCGGCCGGAGCTGACGGAGTCGAGACCGCATTTGAAGATGCCAGCACAATACCGAGAGCGCAGCCTCActggcggcgccctcgtcggccctgGAAAGGTCCCCGTGCCGGCATCGACCTGGACAGAATCGGGAGGCAAGTCTCTCATCTCCATCGTCTACGTGGGCGATGACCTGTGCGGGCACCCTGGAATCATCCACGGTGGCTTCCTGGCCActctgctcgacgagggcctggCGTGGTGCTGCTTCGACGCACTTCCGTACAAGATCGGCGTGACAGCAGCGCTCAACATCAACTATCGCAAGCCGGCTCCCGCGGGCAACTACCTCGTCCTGCGGGCCCAGACGACCAAGGTCGATGGCCGCAAAGCGTGGGTCAAGGGCCACATCGAGCTCTTGGCCGAGCCGGGCGAGGAGCCGACAATCctcaccgaggccgaggcgttGTACGTCTCGCCCAAGTACGCGTCTGTGAGTGGCCGTTGA
- a CDS encoding F-box protein, whose translation MAETRPVAVMDPPHITEFASERYFEKLSQKARASQQQQQQQQQQQQQPDTPENPPKTGTIASSTFILPLRESRLHEAEVSKPLEQKREKGRFFGIRHKVSLLHARSHVIDSEPIAAPPTTAAAAEPTRQSTPLSHLFLALPNELQVQVLSSLPLTDLLHLRLVSKSWLALITLNEAPIVRHHLDHHIPAYARRLYPISNKSEVNFHYLCSLWHRLHVAAKLAFLMCEWITKEIFLRQTESQRAAFAPQHERMRRRLIPLLFTVFHFFETCRKLQLKHIAEHGGHGLLREPYTMNPIEVKVMNMYDDQTLLRVHEVFPLVISSFCRRLRPPTYVGRVERSLRGYLRERPSDEVHSAILCIGGLRQVERLWEIKGYNTRRAAVDTWYHALDKEHAAEATAKTRLGLKGFGRKKSTSGDRPGARPSHNEPLFRARSPARSIDSSNPDSVVDPHWIFNTSLAADAPMAQLGKENAQTLLGDLPVLQQIWLTTAEAMILDRGIVQRTQDIKRNQQVMLDLIREDGNDQEDEWWYGRNIPDSVRPAVGATDDDAD comes from the exons ATGGCTGAAACCcgccccgtcgccgtcatggatCCTCCTCACATCACCGAGTTCGCCTCGGAGCGCTATTTTGAAAAGCTTAGCCAGAAGGCAAGGGCaagccagcagcagcagcagcagcagcagcaacagcaacagcaaccgGACACGCCCGAGAATCCCCCCAAGACGGGTACCatcgcatcgtcgaccttCATTCTACCCCTGCGCGAATCTAGACTTCATGAAGCCGAGGTATCAAAGCCGCTGGAGCAGAAGCGCGAAAAGGGACGCTTTTTCGGCATACGGCACAAGGTTTCCCTTCTTCACGCCAGATCCCATGTCATCGACTCGGAACCCATCGCGGCCCCTCCGACgactgccgccgccgccgaaccCACGCGACAAAG CACGCCCTTGAGCCACTTGTTCCTTGCCCTACCGAACGAATTGCAGGTGCAAGTTCTGTCTTCTCTTCCCCTGACCgacctcctccacctccgGCTTGTCTCCAAGTCGTGGCTCGCACTCATCACCTTGAACGAGGCGCCCATCGTGCGACACCACCTCGACCACCACATTCCCGCCTACGCGCGCCGCCTCTACCCGATATCGAACAAGAGCGAGGTCAATTTCCATTACCTATGCAGTCTATGGCATCGACTACACGTCGCTGCCAAGCTGGCGTTCCTAATGTGTGAATGGATCACAAAGGAGATTTTCCTGCGGCAAACCGAATCACAACGGGCCGCCTTTGCACCACAGCACGAGCGCATGCGTCGCCGTCTCATCCCACTTCTCTTTACAGTCTTTCACTTCTTTGAGACTTGCCGCAAGCTCCAACTGAAGCATATCGCCGAACATGGCGGTCACGGTCTGCTCAGGGAGCCCTATACGATGAACCCGATCGAGGTGAAGGTGATGAACATGTACGACGACCAAACGCTGCTGAGAGTCCACGAAGTCTTCCCTCTTGTCATATCCTCGTTCTGCCGACGATTGCGGCCCCCGACATACGTTGGACGAGTCGAACGATCTCTCCGCGGCTACCTCAGGGAACGGCCGTCCGATGAGGTTCATTCCGCCATCCTGTGCATTGGCGGGCTGAGGCAGGTGGAGAGATTGTGGGAGATCAAGGGATACAACACCcggcgcgccgccgtcgacacctGGTACCACGCACTCGACAAGGAGCATGCCGCAGAAGCCACGGCCAAGACGAGACTGGGCTTGAAGGGGTTTGGTCGGAAGAAATCGACAAGCGGCGATCGTCCCGGGGCCCGCCCATCCCACAACGAGCCGCTATTTCGGGCCAGAAGTCCAGCAAGGTCGATTGACTCTTCCAACCCCGACAGCGTCGTTGATCCCCACTGGATTTTCAACACCAGCCTGGCTGCGGATGCGCCCATGGCCCAGCTGGGCAAGGAGAATGCCCAGACCCTGCTCGGCGACCTACCCGTCCTTCAGCAGATATGGCTTaccacggccgaggccatgatCCTTGATCGCGGCATAGTGCAGCGGACGCAGGATATCAAACGCAATCAGCAAGTAATGCTCGACCTGATTCGCGAAGACGGAAATGACCAGGAGGACGAATGGTGGTATGGACGTAATATTCCTGACTCTGTACGACCAGCAGTGGGCGCCAcggacgacgatgcggatTGA
- a CDS encoding Byr1-binding protein Bob1: MPGERETGTLNLDSLEPQQLAQVKKQLDEELEHLTSSFAQLHGAQNKFKDCLQCVNSRSLASDAASNSVLVPLTNSLYVRGELTNSNAVLVDVGTGFLVEKKLSSAEKFYESKVREMSSNLKDLEAILQRKQANVRAVEEVLRQKLVSSQSVPS, encoded by the exons ATGCCTGGCGAACGCGAAACAG GCACCCTCAACCTTGACAGCCTTGAGCCCCAGCAGCTCGCACAGGTCAAGAAACAACTCGACGAAGAGCTCGAGCATCTGACCTCGTCATTTGCGCAACTCCACGGCGCCCAGAACAAGTTCAAGGACTGCCTTCAATGCGTCAATAGCCGGTCCTTGGCTTCGGACG CAGCCAGTAACTCAGTCCTCGTCCCACTTACAAACTCGCTATATGTCCGCGGCGAACTCACAAATTCGAATGCCGTGCTGGTGGATGTAGGCACAGGATTTCTGGTGGAAAAG AAATTGAGCTCGGCGGAGAAGTTCTACGAGTCCAAAGTGCGAGAGATGTCGAGCAATCTCAAAGATCTGGAGGCGATTCTACAGCGAAAACAGGCCAATGTGAGGGCCGTAGAGGAAG TTTTGAGGCAAAAACTCGTATCATCTCAGAGTGTCCCGTCCTAG
- a CDS encoding CCAAT-box-binding transcription factor, whose translation MPKSSSRARAPRTSDVAPEFDVNALAHLTSSLNKSLGTTQHKRKGPPTNGSNQQHSKKQRPSVASPQRESSGDNLKDQGALLAEIKELGGDEEDLELINEVDSDDSDYAAEPARPIDKTLKMELAALSKELGFADIVPEEASDVDMDESAEAGDEVGDVEEEEDDDDSNQEDIAPSRKPGGMAKWHSAGLKSLPGPTTEQLGPFMGAVESLKNHARELLEQDAAKYRTSIFASSSHKFLSTIMSSGTLTDKVSALTLAIQESPVHNIRATDALIALASKKSRAQAIGAIGALVDLLGPGTLLPSDRRLRPFHSQPGLLGTLQKTSVRSWNPSQPLPGKVTGAHLIAWMYEDWLKETYFKIIQLLEAWCSDEIEYSRVKAVDFVYGLLKEKPEQESNLLTLLVNKLGDRDRKIASRASYLLLQLQVSHPGMKPIIIRSVEQDILLHPSQDTRSKYYAINTLNQTILSSKEPAVAESLIRIYFDFFVSLLKTGNLGFGDLADMANSNGADVASGKPKGPDGRPTGGRCGRRSGAPKPTVPETEAADKLVSAILTGVNRAAPFVGVNDAIMDHHLDTLFKIAHSANFNTSIQALLLIQHLSSTKHFAMDRFFRALYESLLDPRLVTSSKQSLYLNLLLRSLKSDVDVRRVKAFAKRMLQIAGLHQPPFICGLLYVISQLQRTFPDLSNLVEDPETSVFDDETSKNQPTYDGRKRDPEHSNAQRSCLWEMVPVQTHFHPSVSVFADALLDRGRDMPKPDLESHTLIRFLDKFVYRNPKSTDSARGASIMQPLRTTKDSGDIWLGGRSASASAVSVNSAAFWNKKIESVAAEDVFFHEYFQHIPKEPAGKKAKQSVAEDGENGEDEIWEALVSEQPGIDIDDEDSGSLDGLDDLDMLSDDGSSLAFSLESDMEDFDEDQIAGTSDGGSGSDGEETKEKEKEEGKDKKVSRRKMLKSLPMFASVDDYAEMLAEEDGM comes from the exons ATGCCGAAATCGTCAAGTAGGGCCCGCGCGCCTAGGACCTCCGATGTGGCCCCCGAGTTCGACGTTAATGCTCTTGCTCATCTCACCTCCTCGTTAAACAAGAGCCTGGGTACTACGCAACACAAGCGAAAGGGACCACCTACCAATGGATCAAACCAACAACATTCGAAGAAACAACGACCGTCCGTGGCAAGCCCGCAAAGAGAAAGCTCTGGGGATAATCTAAAAGATCAGGGGGCACTTTTGGCAGAAATAAAGGAGCTCGGGGGAGACGAAGAAGACCTCGAACTTATCAACGAAGTCGATTCCGATGACTCCGACTACGCGGCGGAACCGGCTCGCCCAATTGACAAGACTCTTAAAATGGAGTTGGCGGCCCTTTCCAAAGAACTTGGTTTTGCCGATATCGTGCCAGAAGAGGCCAGCGATGTAGATATGGACGAGTCAGCCGAGGCAGGGGATGAGGTTGGGGATgtggaggaagaggaggacgacgacgacagcaaTCAGGAGGACATTGCGCCCAGTCGCAAACCTGGAGGCATGGCAA AGTGGCATTCTGCGGGCCTGAAGTCCCTGCCAGGCCCGACTACTGAACAGCTTGGCCCGTTCATGGGTGCCGTCGAGTCTCTCAAAAACCATGCCCGAGAATTGCTGGAGCAGGATGCCGCAAAGTATAGGACAAGCATctttgcgtcgtcgtcgcacaAATTCCTGTCCACCATCATGTCCTCGGGTACTCTCACCGACAAGGTATCCGCCCTCACCTTGGCCATTCAGGAATCCCCTGTTCATAACATCCGCGCCACGGATGCCCTCATAGCTCTTGCGTCCAAGAAAAGCCGCGCACAGGCCATCGGTGCCATCGGTGCACTTGTCGACTTGCTGGGACCCGGAACTCTACTGCCCTCGGACAGACGTCTGCGGCCGTTTCACTCCCAGCCTGGTTTGCTGGGTACACTTCAGAAAACGTCAGTCAGATCGTGGAACCCCAGTCAGCCTCTTCCCGGGAAGGTCACCGGTGCTCATTTGATTGCCTGGATGTACGAGGACTGGCTAAAGGAGACCTACTTCAAGATTATTCAGCTGCTCGAGGCTTGGTGTTCCGACGAAATCGAATACTCGCGCGTCAAGGCGGTGGACTTCGTCTATGGCCTTCTGAAGGAAAAACCAGAGCAAGAGTCCAACCTTCTCACGCTTCTTGTCAACAAACTGGGCGACAGGGACCGTAAAATTGCCTCTCGTGCGTCTTATTTGTTGTTGCAATTGCAGGTTTCTCATCCTGGGATGAAACCCATCATCATCCGCTCAGTGGAGCAGGATATCCTCCTTCACCCCTCGCAGGACACACGATCAAAGTACTACGCCATCAACACTCTGAACCAGACGATCCTCAGTAGCAAGGAGCCTGCCGTTGCCGAATCACTCATCCGCATCTATTTCGATTTTTTCGTGTCGTTACTAAAGACTGGTAACTTGGGATTTGGGGATCTGGCCGACATGGCAAACTCGAATGGGGCTGACGTCGCAAGCGGGAAGCCAAAGGGGCCAGATGGAAGGCCGACGGGTGGGAGGTGTGGGAGGCGCTCCGGCGCTCCGAAGCCAACGGTGCCTGAGACCGAGGCAGCAGACAAGCTCGTGTCGGCTATCTTGACAGGCGTGAATCGTGCGGCCCCCTTTGTGGGCGTCAACGATGCCATCATGGACCATCATCTTGACACGCTCTTCAAGATTGCGCACTCGGCCAACTTCAACACGAGCATTCAGGCGCTTCTTCTTATCCAACATCTCTCATCGACGAAGCACTTCGCCATGGACCGATTTTTTCGGGCGCTGTATGAATCGTTGTTGGACCCGCGTCTAGTTACATCGTCCAAGCAGTCGCTCTACCTGAACCTCCTCCTGCGGTCGTTAAAAAGCGATGTCGACGTTCGGCGAGTCAAGGCCTTTGCCAAGAGGATGTTGCAAATCGCCGGCTTGCACCAGCCACCATTTATTTGCGGATTGCTATACGTCATCTCGCAGCTTCAACGGACTTTCCCTGATTTATCGAATTTGGTCGAGGATCCGGAGACATCTGTCTTTGATGATGAGACGTCGAAAAACCAGCCAACTTATGACGGTCGGAAGCGGGATCCAGAACACAGCAATGCTCAACGGAGCTGTCTGTGGGAAATG GTTCCCGTCCAGACACACTTCCATCCCTCGGTCAGTGTTTTCGCAGACGCGCTGCTGGACAGGGGCCGAGACATGCCGAAACCCGACTTGGAGAGTCACACCCTCATCAGGTTCCTGGACAAATTTGTGTACAGGAATCCCAAGTCGACCGACTCTGCGCGCGGCGCCTCTATTATGCAACCTCTTCGGACAACAAAAGACTCTGGTGATATCTGGCTAGGCGGCAGGAGCGCAAGTGCCTCCGCAGTATCTGTCAACTCGGCTGCTTTCTGGAACAAGAAGATTGAGAGTGTTGCTGCCGAAGATGTCTTCTTCCACGAATACTTCCAGCACATTCCCAAGGAACCCGCAGGGAAGAAGGCGAAACAGTCAGTTGCCGAGGATGGGGAGAatggcgaggatgagatCTGGGAGGCGCTGGTGTCGGAGCAGCCAGGGATTGACATCGATGATGAAGACTCCGGTAGCCTTGATGGCTTGGACGACCTGGACATGCTTTCAGATGACGGATCTTCGCTGGCCTTCTCCCTGGAGAGCGATATGGAGGACTTCGACGAAGACCAGATAGCAGGCACCAGCGATGGCGGTTCGGGGTCAGACGGAGAGGAAACGAAAGAAAAGgaaaaagaagaagggaAGGACAAGAAGGTCTCGCGGCGCAAGATGCTCAAGAGTCTTCCCATGTTCGCGTCGGTGGATGATTACGCAGAGATGCTTGCTGAGGAGGATGGCATGTAG